A genomic region of Miscanthus floridulus cultivar M001 chromosome 3, ASM1932011v1, whole genome shotgun sequence contains the following coding sequences:
- the LOC136542148 gene encoding PTI1-like tyrosine-protein kinase 3: MRRWFCCTQFNTSYREHENERPISPEEKEGNSFAVKSDPIKALPPSIEVPELSFEELKEKTDNFGSKALIGEGSYGRVYYAILDSEKHVAVKKLDASTDPELDNEFLTQVSIASKLKHDNFVEMLGYCVEGNQRLLAYEFATMGSLHDILHGRKGVPGAQPGPALDWMQRVRIAIDAAKGLEYLHEKVQPSIVHRDIRSSNVLLFEDYKAKIADFNLSNQSPDMAARLHSTRVLGTFGYHAPEYAMTGQLTQKSDVYSFGVVLLELLTGRKPVDHTMPRGQQSLVTWATPRLTEDTVKQCVDPRLKGEYPPKGVAKLAAVAALCVQYESEFRPSMSIVVKALSPLLQHKPQPPPATTADATAPSDA; encoded by the exons ATGCGCCGGTGGTTTTGCTGCACGCAGTTCAATACTTCATATCGTGAACATGAAAATGAACGTCCCATCAGTCCAGAGGAGAAAGAAG GAAATAGTTTTGCTGTTAAAAGTGATCCCATCAAGGCACTACCACCTTCCATTGAAGTCCCTGAATTATCATTTGAAGAACTGAAAGAAAAGACCGACAATTTTGGGTCAAAGGCTTTGATTGGTGAGGGATCATATGGAAGAGTGTATTACGCTATTCTGGACAGTGAAAAACATGTTGCTGTTAAAAAGCTTGACGCTTCAACAGACCCTGAACTTGATAATGAGTTTTTGACACAG GTATCCATTGCCTCAAAACTAAAACATGATAATTTTGTGGAGATGCTTGGATATTGTGTGGAAGGAAATCAGCGTCTTTTAGCCTATGAATTTGCTACAATGGGTTCTCTGCATGATATCTTGCATG GAAGAAAGGGTGTTCCAGGTGCACAGCCTGGCCCAGCACTTGATTGGATGCAGCGGGTTAGGATTGCTATTGATGCTGCTAAAGGGCTAGAGTATCTTCATGAAAAGGTGCAGCCTTCAATAGTCCACCGGGACATACGGTCTAGCAATGTTCTTCTGTTCGAGGACTACAAAGCGAAAATTGCAGATTTCAATCTTTCGAATCAGTCTCCAGATATGGCTGCTCGTTTGCATTCTACTCGTGTCCTGGGAACCTTTGGCTACCATGCTCCCGA GTATGCCATGACTGGCCAGCTAACTCAGAAAAGTGATGTATATAGCTTCGGAGTTGTTCTTTTAGAGCTTCTAACAGGAAGGAAACCAGTAGATCATACAATGCCTAGAGGTCAGCAGAGTCTGGTTACATGG GCAACACCTCGATTGACTGAGGACACAGTGAAACAATGTGTTGATCCAAGATTAAAGGGAGAGTATCCTCCAAAGGGAGTTGCTAAG CTTGCGGCTGTGGCGGCACTCTGTGTGCAATATGAATCTGAATTTAGACCCAGCATGAGCATCGTAGTTAAGGCACTCTCTCCCCTTCTTCAACATAAACCGCAACCACCACCAGCCACTACTGCTGATGCAACAGCACCTTCAGATGCCTGA